A window of Ptychodera flava strain L36383 chromosome 1, AS_Pfla_20210202, whole genome shotgun sequence contains these coding sequences:
- the LOC139130653 gene encoding uncharacterized protein translates to MARGKKITQKKAAGSSITSKRASRTATAASTRATKQRGTSSAAVATAASNRVTRQQRTSTSTGQTPNNTAALQATLQNTIQALNTVADKLMGVPSNPAQNMSQTTSEQQVLNAVQGSLTSITGNSGLGNDARPNNIVQPVQNTVNSVVGGIAQPPDGTGDQPTGVGVSHFTSLSVPLGATLSDKVRQKIWSGGFIEFSALLSKTKQEQYTLCVQNPGDSDTPSFQLVPTEKHIPINSIDKWISAFQVFAAVYTSKFPHEAPALMKYLEVICNLAASGGNWRFYNVNFRLMKQSTPLPWD, encoded by the coding sequence ATGGCTCGAGGCAAAAAGATAACCCAGAAGAAGGCAGCTGGCTCCAGTATCACAAGTAAAAGAGCAAGTCGAACGGCTACAGCAGCCAGTACTAGGGCTACAAAGCAACGGGGAACATCATCAGCAGCAGTGGCTACAGCAGCCAGTAATAGAGTGACAAGGCAACAGAGAACATCAACATCAACAGGGCAAACACCTAACAACACGGCAGCATTACAGGCAACATTGCAGAACACTATACAAGCACTGAATACTGTAGCCGACAAGCTGATGGGAGTTCCTTCCAACCCAGCGCAAAATATGTCGCAAACAACAAGTGAACAGCAAGTACTTAATGCAGTACAGGGTTCTTTGACCTCTATCACAGGTAACAGTGGGTTGGGCAATGATGCAAGGCCAAATAATATTGTACAACCTGTGCAGAACACCGTCAACAGTGTTGTAGGTGGCATTGCACAGCCCCCTGATGGCACTGGGGATCAACCGACGGGTGTTGGAGTCAGTCACTTCACTAGCTTGTCTGTGCCACTTGGTGCAACCCTTTCCGACAAAGTTAGGCAaaaaatttggtctggtggtttCATCGAGTTCAGCGCCCTGCTATCTAAAACCAAGCAGGAGCAGTATACATTATGTGTCCAAAATCCAGGTGACAGTGACACTCCATCCTTTCAGTTGGTTCCCACTGAAAAACATATCCCCATCAATTCTATTGACAAATGGATTTCAGCTTTTCAGGTTTTTGCAGCTGTGTATACTTCCAAATTCCCTCATGAGGCCCCCGCTCTGATGAAATACTTGGAAGTTATTTGTAATTTGGCAGCTTCAGGAGGTAATTGGAGgttttacaatgttaatttccGTTTGATGAAACAGTCCACCCCTTTACCATGGGACTAG